The Deltaproteobacteria bacterium genome contains the following window.
ATAACCAAGCCGCAGGAAGAGAATGATGCCGAGGATCGTCAGGATGCTCGGCGTGAAAACGCCCCCAAAGGTGCCCAGTTTGGCGGCGGCGTTCCCGGGCATGCTGTTGCTGTTAGTGGATCGTTTCATGGGAGTCTCTGTTCACAACAGTGGTGTCGGATCAAAACCACTTTCTCCGGCGGAAAAAGATCAGCATGACCGCTGATACGGCAATAATGACGATCCAGAAAACCGGGTATGCCCAATGCCACTTCAATTCCGGCATGTATTCGAAGTTCATGCCGTAAATACCCGCTATGAAGGTGAGGGGAATAAATATGGTGGCGAAGATGGTCAGCACTTTCATGACCTCGTTCATGCGGTTGCTGATACTCGAAAGATACAGGTCGAGCAGTCCCGACAGCACGTCCTGGTATGCCTCGACGGCGTCGATCACCTGTATCGTATGATCGTACAGGTCCCGGAGAAATATGCTCATTGATTCTTTCACAAGCTCCGATTCGCTTCGCTCGAGGCCGCTTACTATTTCCCGGAGCGGCCAGATGGACTTCCGCAGCATGACCACTTCCTTTTTCAGGCGGTGTATCGTCGCCATGGTTCCGGTATCGGGCTGTTTCGCGAGCTCTTCCTCGATCAGTTCCACCTGCTCACCGTATCGCTCGAGGATGACGAAATAGTTGTCGACGATCGAATCCATGAGTGAATAGGCCAGATAATCTGCCCCCATCCGGCGGATGCGGCCGCGTCCGTTGCGAAGCCGCTCCCTCAGTGCGTTGAAGATGTCCCCTGTTCTTTCCTGAAAGGATATGACGTAATTCGGTCCCAGGATCACGCT
Protein-coding sequences here:
- the corA gene encoding magnesium/cobalt transporter CorA, which encodes MDILFKRASEKAGLPPGTIVHVGEKKSETVEISLIDYDATSHREMDVKNIEDVLPFKETPAVTWVNIDGLHDVDIIEKVGGYFNIHPLVLEDIVHTGQRPKFEELEEYIFVILRMFYFGTDGESIESEQVSVILGPNYVISFQERTGDIFNALRERLRNGRGRIRRMGADYLAYSLMDSIVDNYFVILERYGEQVELIEEELAKQPDTGTMATIHRLKKEVVMLRKSIWPLREIVSGLERSESELVKESMSIFLRDLYDHTIQVIDAVEAYQDVLSGLLDLYLSSISNRMNEVMKVLTIFATIFIPLTFIAGIYGMNFEYMPELKWHWAYPVFWIVIIAVSAVMLIFFRRRKWF